Genomic DNA from Nitrosarchaeum koreense MY1:
ATATCATGTTGAAGCCAGAAATGACGGAATTTACGTTGATGTATAACCAAAATCATCATTAAAAATTTTGTAAAATTAAAAAAACGCAACACAGATTCAGTCATCAATTTTATAATTTTTTTGTAAAGCCAAAAAAGAGAAAGTACCAAAAAGGAATGTTTGCATTTACCTTTTATGCAATCAGAATGAAATCAGTGTATGAATAATAAATTATCAGATTTTCAAAAATAAGTTATTCATAATTGAAATAGGTATTCATTCAAAACAAGTGTAAAAATCGTTCAATTGCGTTTCAATATTTGGTACAATTTTTATTCTCACATATTATGTAAATTAATTATTGAACCAAGACATCATAAATGAAATTAAGAATCAAAATTATGCTGCAATTGCAGATTCTATTGAAAATTTCTTAATAGAGCAGATAGAGAAAAACCATGTAAACGGATTAATTTTAGGATTAAGCGGCGGGATAGATTCAGCTGTTTTAGCCTATATTTGCAAAAGAAAACTAAAAGAAAAAACACTTGCCGTAATAATGCCAGATACACAGATTACACCAAGTATCGAAACAGAAGACGCAATGAAGATGATTGCACTGACAGGATTAGAATACAAATTAATCGACATCAAACCAATTGTTAATGAATACATGCATTATGTAGAACCAAATAATTGGGCTAAAGGAAATCTAAGGGCAAGGATAAGAACCAATATCTTATATTATTATGCAAATGCAAAAAAGTATCTCGTATTAGGATCAAGCGATAAAAGTGAATACCTGATGGGATATTTTACAAAATATGGAGATGGAGCATCAGATCTAGTACCAATAATTTCATTATACAAATTACAAGTCAGAGAAATTGCAAAATTTTTAGGTGTGCCTCAAAACATTATTGAAAAGAAGAGCAGTCCTCACCTATGGAAGGAGCATGAAGCTGAAAAAGAATTAGGAGCATCATATGAAGAGATAGATTCTATACTTTATTGCATAATAGATAAAAAACTATCAATTGATAAAACTAGCGAGATACTAAAAATCGATAAACAAATGGTTGAAAAAACATATCAGACATACATTAACAGTGCCCACAAAAGAGAAATGGCACAAAAACTATCTGAGGAAAAATAATGAAACTACAAGATACGCTTAGTAATTCTGAACAAACACTAGAAGTTTCAAAAAAAATAAGAATTTACTTGTGCGGAGTTACAGTATATGATGAATCTCATATAGGACATGCTAGAACAATAATTGTTTTTGATGTATTAAGAAAATATTTGGAAAGTAAAAAAATAGAAGTAGAATTTATCCAAAATTTTACAGATGTTGATGATAAAATAATTAATCGAGCAAAAACAGAAAATACGACTGCAGAGCAAATTAGTTCAAAATACATTCAAAGATACTTTAGCGATTTTGATGAGTTGAATGTAAAACGTGCAACAAATTACCCTAAGGCAACAGAACACATAGAAGACATTAAAAATTTCATAAGTAAATTAATTGAAAAAGGGATAGCATATGTATCAAAAAATGGGGTTTATTTTTCAGTAGCAAAGTTTCCACAATATGGAAAACTATCAAAAAAGAAGATAGATGAATTACAATCAGG
This window encodes:
- a CDS encoding NAD+ synthase, with the translated sequence MNQDIINEIKNQNYAAIADSIENFLIEQIEKNHVNGLILGLSGGIDSAVLAYICKRKLKEKTLAVIMPDTQITPSIETEDAMKMIALTGLEYKLIDIKPIVNEYMHYVEPNNWAKGNLRARIRTNILYYYANAKKYLVLGSSDKSEYLMGYFTKYGDGASDLVPIISLYKLQVREIAKFLGVPQNIIEKKSSPHLWKEHEAEKELGASYEEIDSILYCIIDKKLSIDKTSEILKIDKQMVEKTYQTYINSAHKREMAQKLSEEK